Proteins from a single region of Frigidibacter mobilis:
- a CDS encoding type IV secretory system conjugative DNA transfer family protein, which yields MANLSENTKFLSDPQIKAATARSSFDMADLIRKPTSVYLVIPPDRIDTQRTWLRLIVAAVMNTHRYYPLDQRPGHRCMVLMDEFPALGRMPDMPSDIATMAGYGIDFTLIVQGIDQLKDHYGKGAAALLSNCAYKWFCNVQDLESAKYLSETLGKTTVRTLGQSEGENQGPAARQRARQELRGDRPAAAGPRRGADAGP from the coding sequence ATGGCGAACCTGTCGGAGAACACGAAATTCCTGTCTGACCCGCAGATCAAGGCAGCCACGGCAAGGTCGAGCTTCGACATGGCCGACCTCATCCGCAAGCCGACCTCGGTTTATCTGGTGATCCCGCCCGACCGCATCGACACGCAGCGCACCTGGCTCCGGCTGATCGTCGCTGCCGTCATGAACACCCATCGGTACTATCCGCTCGATCAGCGGCCGGGGCATCGCTGCATGGTGCTGATGGACGAGTTTCCCGCGCTTGGCCGCATGCCGGACATGCCGAGCGACATCGCCACCATGGCCGGCTATGGCATCGACTTTACCCTCATTGTTCAGGGCATCGACCAGCTGAAGGATCACTACGGCAAGGGTGCGGCCGCCCTGCTGTCCAACTGCGCCTACAAGTGGTTCTGCAATGTGCAGGACCTTGAGAGCGCCAAATACCTCTCCGAAACCCTTGGCAAGACGACCGTGCGCACGCTTGGGCAGTCCGAGGGCGAGAACCAAGGCCCGGCGGCGCGTCAAAGAGCGCGGCAAGAGCTACGGGGAGACCGGCCGGCTGCTGCTGGCCCCCGACGAGGTGCTGACGCTGGGCCGTGA
- a CDS encoding type IV secretory system conjugative DNA transfer family protein → MGSPRARTKARRRVKERGKSYGETGRLLLAPDEVLTLGRDVAIVLNPEGHPLYVHPVDYWQLKDAFRHLAGRTLRFTTLRFDENPYHEAGKKKAGQGASRRSRPRPNPAPAP, encoded by the coding sequence TTGGGCAGTCCGAGGGCGAGAACCAAGGCCCGGCGGCGCGTCAAAGAGCGCGGCAAGAGCTACGGGGAGACCGGCCGGCTGCTGCTGGCCCCCGACGAGGTGCTGACGCTGGGCCGTGACGTGGCGATCGTGCTGAACCCCGAGGGCCACCCCCTCTACGTTCACCCCGTCGATTACTGGCAGCTGAAGGACGCCTTCCGCCACCTGGCGGGGCGGACGCTCCGGTTCACGACGCTGCGCTTCGATGAAAACCCCTATCATGAGGCCGGCAAGAAGAAGGCGGGGCAGGGGGCGAGCAGAAGAAGCAGGCCCCGCCCAAATCCAGCACCGGCCCCATGA
- a CDS encoding DUF1778 domain-containing protein, with translation MTSKETVSPVTRPVNLRVREDVRDLIDQAARVNGKTRSDFMIEASRQAAENALLDQTFVRVDADTYAQYLAVLDRPPSGEGYERLMRAPKPWKG, from the coding sequence ATGACTTCCAAAGAAACCGTTTCGCCGGTCACGCGCCCCGTAAACTTGCGCGTGCGCGAGGACGTGCGCGATCTGATCGACCAGGCAGCGCGTGTCAACGGCAAGACGCGCTCGGATTTCATGATCGAGGCGTCACGGCAGGCGGCGGAAAATGCGCTGCTAGATCAGACCTTCGTGCGGGTCGATGCCGACACCTACGCGCAGTATCTAGCCGTTCTGGATCGGCCGCCGTCCGGTGAAGGGTATGAACGGCTGATGCGTGCGCCCAAGCCCTGGAAGGGGTAA
- a CDS encoding relaxase/mobilization nuclease domain-containing protein gives MIVKGGSRGGPQQLADHLRRTDTNERVEVLELHAGTDDLAATFRDWQVLSEATRGSKGLYHVNIDPDARYVMTPDQWARAVEVLEQELGLTGQPRAVVMHEKKGRQHIHVVWARTDLETMTLRDDGFNYDAHERASLRMEQEFGHEHVPGKHAKRDREKQPDFPRAEITHAEWQQAERAALSIDERKAQITAIKESCDSGPAFRAALDEAGYVLARGDRRGFVLVDAEGEVHVLGRQIGMRAAEVKAFMADVDMDALPSVAEAREHQEARQAAPVPEAISPDPAPPAPEASAPEKPALSAVQMDPPPIEDLAPAPEARKPDLDPAPLDPLVAAALAAREREEADKLAAWHAAETRQLERALLREVQDKLKAQDALDAAERRRFEREMKEKQRGILGYIEALQNRLNPGRGAELRQAREQARQQLHARQEIERRDMQVLWEQTKAQELEALAERHAQQMREQAGRFEEDRKRYAEDTERSRRLLERIEEERRLRERQEQERWGRGDPPGGGGRTK, from the coding sequence ATGATTGTCAAAGGGGGATCACGGGGCGGGCCGCAGCAACTGGCCGACCATCTGCGCCGCACGGACACGAACGAGCGCGTCGAGGTGCTGGAATTGCATGCCGGCACCGACGACCTGGCCGCGACCTTCCGCGATTGGCAAGTGCTGTCCGAGGCGACGCGCGGCAGCAAGGGCCTGTATCACGTCAACATCGACCCCGACGCCCGCTATGTCATGACCCCCGACCAATGGGCGCGGGCCGTGGAGGTGCTGGAACAGGAGCTGGGCCTCACCGGCCAGCCCCGCGCCGTGGTGATGCACGAGAAAAAGGGCCGCCAGCACATCCATGTGGTGTGGGCGCGCACCGACCTTGAAACCATGACGCTGCGCGATGACGGTTTCAACTATGACGCTCATGAACGGGCCAGCCTGCGCATGGAGCAGGAGTTCGGCCATGAGCACGTCCCCGGCAAACACGCCAAGCGCGACCGCGAGAAACAGCCTGACTTCCCCCGCGCGGAAATCACCCATGCCGAATGGCAGCAGGCCGAGCGGGCCGCCCTGTCCATTGACGAGCGCAAAGCGCAGATTACCGCCATCAAGGAATCCTGCGACAGCGGCCCCGCCTTCAGGGCGGCCCTGGACGAGGCGGGCTATGTGCTCGCGCGCGGCGATCGACGCGGTTTCGTGCTGGTGGACGCGGAGGGCGAGGTTCACGTTCTCGGCCGCCAGATCGGCATGCGCGCGGCCGAGGTAAAGGCGTTCATGGCCGATGTGGACATGGACGCTCTGCCGTCCGTCGCGGAGGCGCGGGAGCATCAGGAAGCGCGGCAGGCCGCGCCCGTGCCGGAAGCCATATCGCCTGATCCGGCGCCACCGGCGCCGGAGGCTTCCGCCCCTGAAAAGCCCGCCCTGTCCGCCGTCCAGATGGATCCGCCGCCGATCGAGGATCTGGCTCCCGCGCCCGAGGCGCGGAAACCGGATCTCGATCCTGCCCCCCTTGATCCCCTTGTCGCGGCCGCGCTCGCCGCGCGGGAGCGGGAAGAAGCCGACAAGCTGGCGGCCTGGCACGCGGCCGAGACCCGCCAGCTTGAGCGGGCGCTGCTGCGCGAGGTGCAGGACAAGCTGAAGGCGCAGGACGCCCTTGATGCGGCCGAGCGCCGGCGCTTCGAGCGAGAGATGAAGGAAAAGCAGCGCGGCATCCTCGGCTACATCGAGGCCCTGCAAAACCGCCTGAATCCCGGACGCGGGGCCGAGCTGCGGCAGGCCCGCGAACAGGCGCGCCAGCAGCTTCATGCCCGGCAGGAGATCGAGCGGCGGGACATGCAGGTGCTATGGGAACAGACCAAGGCACAGGAGCTGGAAGCCCTGGCCGAGCGCCACGCGCAGCAGATGCGCGAGCAGGCCGGCCGCTTCGAGGAAGACCGCAAACGCTATGCCGAGGATACCGAGCGTTCGCGCCGGCTGTTGGAACGCATCGAGGAAGAGCGGCGCTTGCGCGAGCGGCAGGAACAGGAGCGGTGGGGCAGGGGAGACCCGCCCGGCGGCGGAGGGCGGACAAAGTAG
- a CDS encoding J domain-containing protein, whose amino-acid sequence MKTPIMRPARRRRGRGRAEEAGPAQIQHRPHEPAAALSILGLAEGATPAQINAAYKRLIKKFHSDAGGTDGLAVLLNEARAVLLGGKAA is encoded by the coding sequence ATGAAAACCCCTATCATGAGGCCGGCAAGAAGAAGGCGGGGCAGGGGGCGAGCAGAAGAAGCAGGCCCCGCCCAAATCCAGCACCGGCCCCATGAGCCGGCGGCGGCGCTGTCCATCCTTGGCCTGGCCGAAGGGGCCACCCCTGCGCAGATCAACGCCGCCTACAAGCGCCTGATCAAAAAATTCCACTCTGACGCGGGCGGCACGGACGGCCTGGCCGTGCTCCTGAACGAGGCGCGCGCTGTGCTGCTGGGAGGGAAGGCCGCATGA
- a CDS encoding plasmid mobilization protein: MTDTPRQPRPKSEARQRTDRLFVRLTPEEKAIFLGRADKAGLTAAAFLRAAALGDAGPRAQKRVPADAQALREVLGHLGKIGGNLNQIARYLHTGGSTEVVLGDIRDVLADHARIRDRLYEALGKVPDHARPSDPTQTPPPKRPPPQR, encoded by the coding sequence ATGACGGATACGCCCCGCCAGCCCCGCCCCAAATCCGAGGCCCGGCAGCGCACCGATCGGCTGTTTGTCCGGCTGACGCCCGAGGAAAAGGCGATTTTCCTCGGGCGCGCCGATAAGGCCGGCCTGACGGCCGCCGCTTTCCTGCGGGCGGCGGCGCTTGGCGACGCCGGCCCCCGCGCGCAGAAAAGGGTTCCCGCCGATGCGCAGGCGCTGCGCGAGGTGCTGGGGCACCTCGGCAAGATCGGCGGCAACCTCAACCAGATCGCCCGCTATCTGCACACCGGCGGCAGCACCGAGGTGGTGCTTGGCGATATTCGGGACGTTCTGGCCGACCACGCGCGCATCCGCGACCGTCTTTATGAGGCGCTTGGCAAAGTGCCGGATCACGCCCGCCCGAGCGACCCCACCCAGACCCCGCCGCCGAAGCGGCCACCGCCGCAGCGATAG
- a CDS encoding type II secretion system protein, with translation MRGMYQEDLSTRNQGFTLVELAIVITIIGLLIGGVLKGQELINNARVTATIAQIKAYQAAMLSFQDRYDQFPGDFSVALTRVPGCTTDNYCSNGDGNSRVGNYYTGAAIGTIQTGTAVPAVETSNYWKHLAMADLISGVNPSANPASPVFGKTHPSSPFGGGFMTVFGMHVTGSKAGLWLVLSNTLTGTTAYLPSAQNVLTPARAAQIDRKMDDGRPDAGYVQSPDNGTCDSGSPGFIGKVMNMRTKRPA, from the coding sequence ATGCGCGGCATGTATCAGGAAGATCTCAGCACCAGAAACCAAGGCTTCACGCTGGTCGAGCTGGCGATTGTCATTACCATTATCGGACTTTTGATCGGCGGGGTGCTGAAAGGGCAGGAGTTGATTAACAACGCCCGCGTCACGGCGACAATTGCGCAGATCAAAGCCTATCAGGCGGCCATGCTTTCCTTTCAGGATCGCTACGACCAGTTTCCCGGAGATTTCTCGGTTGCGCTAACCCGTGTGCCGGGGTGCACCACCGACAACTATTGCTCCAATGGTGATGGAAATTCCCGAGTTGGAAATTATTATACAGGAGCAGCGATTGGCACCATACAAACAGGGACTGCCGTTCCCGCCGTTGAAACGTCAAACTACTGGAAGCATTTGGCGATGGCCGACCTGATCTCCGGCGTCAATCCATCCGCAAACCCGGCTAGTCCGGTATTTGGAAAAACGCATCCTTCATCACCATTTGGCGGCGGCTTCATGACCGTTTTCGGGATGCATGTTACCGGCTCCAAAGCCGGCTTGTGGCTTGTTCTCTCGAATACGCTGACGGGGACGACGGCCTATCTCCCGAGCGCCCAAAACGTGCTGACACCCGCGCGTGCGGCGCAGATTGACCGCAAGATGGACGATGGTCGTCCAGATGCTGGCTATGTGCAGTCGCCGGATAACGGCACTTGCGACTCTGGAAGCCCCGGATTTATCGGGAAAGTGATGAATATGCGAACCAAAAGACCTGCATGA
- a CDS encoding type II toxin-antitoxin system ParD family antitoxin has protein sequence MREGLRLVEEREARLTALHQTLDAAIAEGGKQSAADAKAVVDAKLADLKKAGL, from the coding sequence ATGCGCGAGGGCCTGCGCCTGGTCGAAGAGCGCGAAGCGCGGCTGACCGCGCTGCATCAGACACTGGATGCCGCCATTGCCGAGGGCGGTAAGCAAAGCGCCGCCGATGCAAAGGCCGTGGTGGATGCGAAGCTGGCCGATCTGAAAAAGGCCGGCCTATAG